Proteins from one Halopseudomonas pelagia genomic window:
- a CDS encoding YaeQ family protein has protein sequence MAQQATPYKVHLNLTDTDRGIYESLRMTVARHPSETGQRMISRVLAYALWYQERLAFGRGLSDVDEPALWHKSLDDRIEHWIEVGQPDSDRLIWCSRRAERVSLLAYGNTRVWASRVLPAVAGLKNLHIAALPQEPLDALAEALPRSIDWGVMITDGVIYVSDADVQQELPLEWLMGER, from the coding sequence ATGGCCCAGCAAGCAACGCCCTACAAGGTGCATCTCAATCTCACCGATACCGACCGCGGTATCTATGAGAGTCTGCGCATGACCGTCGCCCGCCATCCCTCGGAAACCGGGCAACGCATGATCAGCCGCGTGCTGGCCTACGCCCTGTGGTATCAGGAACGTCTGGCCTTTGGTCGCGGCCTGTCGGATGTAGACGAGCCTGCGCTTTGGCACAAAAGTCTGGACGACCGCATCGAGCACTGGATCGAAGTTGGCCAGCCAGATTCTGACCGGCTGATCTGGTGTTCGCGTCGCGCCGAACGCGTCTCGTTACTGGCCTACGGCAATACTCGGGTCTGGGCTAGCCGGGTGTTGCCGGCGGTCGCCGGGTTGAAGAATCTGCATATCGCGGCCCTGCCACAGGAACCCCTGGACGCGCTGGCCGAGGCATTGCCGCGCAGTATCGACTGGGGGGTGATGATTACCGATGGGGTGATCTATGTCAGCGACGCCGACGTGCAGCAAGAGTTGCCGCTGGAATGGTTAATGGGCGAGCGTTGA
- a CDS encoding MgtC/SapB family protein has translation MSTWEVILATLTSEFSDLSDIEQATRVTLRLVLAAFLGGLLGYERESQGHAAGIRTHMLVSLGAALFVMSPDQAGAMDDAMSRVIQGVVAGVGFLCAGTILKSDNLTEVKGLTTAAGIWLTAAMGVSVGLGHEATAVLATILSLFILHVVPLVLERDKKRSKS, from the coding sequence ATGTCCACATGGGAGGTGATACTCGCAACCCTCACTAGCGAATTCTCCGATTTGTCCGATATAGAGCAAGCCACCCGCGTCACGCTTCGGCTTGTGCTCGCGGCATTTCTCGGCGGGCTTTTGGGCTATGAGCGCGAAAGCCAAGGTCATGCAGCCGGTATTCGTACCCATATGCTGGTTTCGTTGGGGGCGGCGCTTTTTGTCATGTCGCCGGATCAGGCCGGTGCCATGGACGATGCCATGAGTCGGGTGATTCAGGGCGTAGTGGCAGGCGTAGGCTTTCTCTGTGCGGGTACCATTCTCAAAAGCGACAACCTGACCGAGGTCAAGGGGCTGACGACAGCCGCTGGTATCTGGCTCACCGCGGCCATGGGCGTTTCGGTAGGATTAGGCCACGAGGCGACGGCCGTGTTGGCAACAATTCTCTCTCTGTTCATTTTACATGTGGTGCCGCTAGTGCTCGAAAGAGACAAGAAGCGCAGCAAGAGCTGA
- the recJ gene encoding single-stranded-DNA-specific exonuclease RecJ, with product MRIESRPVPSTLPALGDVPPLLTRLYAARGVSSAAELDKRLQALLPFELFKGMPEAVAVLIEALEKRESILVVGDFDCDGATASSVAVLALRALGAAAVDYLVPNRFEYGYGLTPEIVEVALTRAPQVLVTVDNGISSIEGVAAAKAAGLRVVVTDHHLPADQLPAADAIVNPSQPGCQFPSKAVAGVGVIFYVMLALRAALREKGWFTTQRPEPNLGELLDLVALGTVADVVPLDANNRILVHQGLARIRAGRCRPGIRALLEVAGRPAQRLVSTDLGFIVGPRLNAAGRLDDMSLGIECLLTDNEDLARDIARELDSLNRDRKSIERDMQQQALTTLAAMDMQEGDLPFGLCLFDAEWHQGVIGILASRLKDKYHRPVIAFADAGNGDIKGSARSVAGLHIRDALDAVAARQPGLISKFGGHAMAAGLSLPATHFEPFKAAFDAEVRRQLNADDLTGRLLSDGELVQSEFNLELAGQLREAGPWGQHFPEPGFHGEFHLIQQRLVGERHLKMVLQLPGSPDVLDAIAFNIDPKVWPNPTVERVLLAYTLDINEFRGRQTLQLMVKHLQAQ from the coding sequence ATGCGTATTGAATCCCGCCCCGTCCCGTCCACATTACCCGCGCTGGGCGACGTGCCGCCGCTGTTGACCCGTCTGTATGCCGCGCGCGGAGTCAGCTCCGCGGCTGAGCTGGACAAGCGGCTGCAGGCGCTGCTGCCGTTTGAGCTGTTCAAGGGCATGCCCGAAGCCGTCGCCGTATTGATTGAAGCCCTGGAAAAGCGCGAATCCATTCTGGTCGTGGGTGATTTCGATTGCGATGGGGCTACCGCCAGCAGTGTTGCGGTGCTGGCGCTGCGCGCCTTGGGCGCCGCTGCCGTGGATTATCTGGTACCCAACCGATTCGAATATGGCTATGGCCTGACTCCGGAAATTGTCGAAGTGGCGCTGACACGCGCTCCCCAGGTCCTGGTCACCGTGGATAACGGTATCTCCAGCATTGAAGGCGTGGCCGCTGCCAAAGCCGCTGGCCTCAGGGTGGTGGTGACCGATCACCATCTGCCCGCCGACCAGTTGCCCGCCGCCGACGCCATCGTCAATCCCAGCCAGCCTGGCTGCCAGTTCCCGAGCAAGGCGGTCGCGGGCGTTGGGGTGATTTTTTACGTGATGTTGGCGCTGCGCGCGGCGTTACGCGAGAAAGGTTGGTTTACCACGCAGCGGCCAGAGCCCAACCTCGGCGAGTTACTGGATCTGGTCGCGCTGGGTACCGTCGCTGACGTGGTGCCGCTGGATGCCAATAATCGTATTCTTGTTCATCAGGGCCTGGCGCGCATTCGCGCGGGCCGCTGCCGCCCAGGCATTCGCGCCCTGCTGGAAGTGGCTGGTCGGCCGGCCCAGCGGCTGGTGTCGACCGACCTGGGCTTTATCGTGGGGCCGCGGTTGAATGCGGCCGGGCGCCTGGATGACATGAGTCTGGGCATCGAATGCCTGCTGACCGACAACGAAGATCTGGCGCGTGATATTGCGCGCGAGCTGGACAGCCTCAATCGCGACCGTAAATCCATCGAGCGCGACATGCAGCAGCAGGCATTAACGACCCTGGCGGCGATGGATATGCAGGAGGGCGATCTACCCTTTGGCCTGTGCCTGTTCGACGCCGAATGGCACCAGGGTGTAATCGGTATTCTTGCCTCGCGTCTCAAGGACAAATACCACCGCCCGGTGATCGCCTTTGCCGATGCCGGCAATGGTGACATCAAAGGCTCCGCGCGCTCGGTAGCGGGCCTGCATATACGCGATGCGCTGGACGCGGTGGCGGCGCGGCAGCCGGGCTTGATCAGCAAGTTCGGTGGCCATGCCATGGCTGCAGGACTGTCTTTGCCCGCTACGCATTTTGAGCCTTTCAAGGCGGCCTTCGATGCTGAAGTCCGGCGCCAGTTGAATGCTGATGATCTGACCGGGCGTTTGCTCTCGGATGGCGAGTTGGTGCAGTCCGAATTCAATCTGGAGCTGGCCGGCCAACTGCGTGAAGCCGGGCCCTGGGGCCAGCATTTTCCCGAGCCAGGATTCCATGGCGAGTTCCATCTGATCCAGCAGCGGCTGGTCGGCGAGCGGCATCTGAAAATGGTCCTGCAATTGCCCGGTAGCCCGGATGTGCTGGATGCCATTGCGTTTAATATTGATCCAAAGGTCT
- the katE gene encoding catalase HPII, translating to MISKQKQSELAGIDASDRQNSSKKIEQLEVAREDATGEALTTNTGTRIADNQNTLKAGERGPSLLEDFIMREKITHFDHERIPERVVHARGAAAHGYFQVYEPLSDLTKADFLNDPAKKTPVFVRFSTVQGPRGSADTVRDVRGFAVKLYTDEGNFDLVGNNMPVFFIQDAIKFPDFVHAVKPEPHNEIPTGQSAHDTFWDFVSLTPESAHMVLWTMSDRAIPVQYRAMQGFGVHTFRMINAEGKSVFVKFHWRPVSGVFSLVWDEAQKLAGKDPDFNRRNLWEDIENGDYPEWELGLQVVPEEDEHKFDFDLLDPTKIIPEELVPVKIVGKMTLNRNPDNYFAETEQAAFHIGHIVPGIDFSNDPLLQGRLFSYTDTQLLRLGGPNFNELPINRPVCPFHNNQRDALHRQTINKGRASYEPNSIDGGWPKETPPGPSGGGFESYPEAISATKIRKRSESFGDHFSQATLFWNSMSAPEKAHIIAAYSFELGKVDRMFIREREVNEILANIDMQLATEVAANIGVKPPSAPTMPAVKANDGKSQKPKTNIKQSPALSQMNLLAGNIKSRKVAILIAPGVKGADIDAMMAALKKEGAMAKLIAPSAAPVKTAEGSMLEPDGSMEGLPSIAFDAVFVPGDEAMLKAFEGNGVALHYLLEAYKHLKAIALCGKAADLADKLSLQPDEGLLKGADTAAVIGDFFAAIANHRVWAREEKAKAIPA from the coding sequence ATGATAAGCAAGCAGAAGCAGAGCGAACTGGCGGGCATCGACGCGTCAGATCGCCAGAACAGCAGCAAGAAAATCGAGCAGCTAGAGGTTGCCCGTGAGGATGCTACCGGCGAAGCGCTGACGACCAACACCGGCACCCGGATTGCCGATAATCAAAACACCTTGAAAGCCGGCGAGCGCGGGCCGTCTTTGTTGGAAGACTTCATCATGCGCGAGAAAATCACGCATTTTGACCATGAGCGGATTCCCGAGAGGGTAGTGCACGCTCGTGGCGCCGCAGCCCATGGCTATTTCCAGGTGTATGAGCCACTCAGTGATCTGACCAAGGCTGACTTTCTGAATGATCCGGCGAAGAAAACGCCCGTATTCGTGCGCTTTTCCACCGTTCAGGGCCCCAGGGGTTCAGCAGATACCGTTCGCGATGTACGCGGGTTTGCGGTCAAGCTTTATACCGATGAAGGCAACTTCGATCTGGTAGGTAACAATATGCCGGTGTTCTTCATTCAGGACGCGATCAAGTTTCCAGACTTCGTGCATGCGGTGAAACCTGAGCCGCATAACGAAATCCCTACTGGCCAATCTGCTCACGATACCTTTTGGGACTTCGTCTCGCTGACGCCAGAGTCAGCGCACATGGTGCTATGGACCATGTCAGACCGCGCAATTCCGGTGCAATACCGGGCGATGCAAGGTTTCGGCGTACATACCTTCCGCATGATCAACGCTGAAGGGAAATCGGTGTTCGTCAAGTTCCATTGGCGCCCCGTGTCAGGTGTCTTTTCGCTGGTATGGGACGAGGCGCAAAAGCTGGCGGGTAAAGACCCGGATTTCAACCGCAGGAATCTTTGGGAAGATATCGAGAACGGCGATTATCCGGAATGGGAACTGGGCTTGCAGGTGGTACCTGAGGAAGACGAGCACAAGTTTGATTTCGATCTGCTTGATCCGACCAAGATCATTCCTGAAGAGCTGGTGCCGGTTAAGATCGTCGGCAAGATGACGCTGAACCGTAACCCGGATAACTATTTTGCCGAAACCGAGCAGGCCGCCTTTCATATTGGGCATATCGTGCCAGGCATCGATTTCAGTAATGATCCGCTGCTGCAGGGCCGCTTGTTTTCCTATACCGATACCCAGCTGTTGCGTCTGGGCGGCCCCAACTTTAACGAGTTGCCGATCAATCGGCCGGTTTGCCCGTTCCACAACAATCAGCGTGATGCGCTGCATCGTCAGACGATCAATAAGGGGCGAGCGTCCTACGAGCCCAATTCAATTGACGGCGGCTGGCCCAAGGAAACCCCTCCTGGACCCAGCGGTGGCGGTTTTGAAAGCTACCCAGAAGCGATCTCTGCGACCAAGATTCGTAAGCGTAGCGAATCCTTTGGCGATCATTTCTCCCAGGCTACCCTGTTCTGGAACAGCATGAGTGCGCCAGAGAAGGCCCATATTATCGCTGCCTACAGTTTCGAGCTGGGCAAGGTTGACCGTATGTTCATTCGCGAGCGCGAGGTCAACGAGATCCTGGCCAATATCGATATGCAACTGGCTACAGAAGTGGCGGCCAATATCGGCGTTAAACCACCTTCTGCTCCAACGATGCCGGCGGTGAAAGCCAATGACGGAAAATCCCAAAAGCCAAAAACCAACATCAAGCAGTCACCGGCGTTGAGCCAGATGAATCTGCTCGCGGGCAATATCAAGTCACGCAAGGTCGCGATTCTGATAGCGCCTGGGGTCAAAGGTGCTGATATCGATGCAATGATGGCAGCGCTCAAGAAGGAGGGTGCCATGGCGAAATTGATTGCACCTTCTGCAGCGCCAGTAAAAACCGCTGAAGGCAGTATGCTGGAGCCCGATGGGTCCATGGAAGGTTTGCCTTCGATTGCCTTCGATGCCGTTTTTGTTCCAGGCGATGAAGCTATGCTCAAGGCGTTTGAGGGTAATGGCGTAGCGCTGCATTATCTGCTCGAAGCCTATAAGCACTTGAAGGCCATCGCCCTGTGTGGCAAAGCGGCCGATCTGGCAGACAAGCTCTCGTTGCAGCCGGATGAAGGTTTGCTCAAGGGCGCAGATACTGCCGCTGTGATTGGCGACTTCTTTGCCGCTATTGCCAATCACCGCGTATGGGCTCGAGAAGAAAAGGCCAAGGCTATTCCCGCCTGA